Below is a window of Synechococcus sp. RSCCF101 DNA.
GTCCGTGGGCCGGCTGGCATTCCTCGTGCGCATCGCAGGGCTCGAGCAGTTCCAGCCGGATGTGCAGGCCGGCCAGCCACTGATCCAGGGTCTGGCGCTGCTCCAGGGAGAGGGTGGCTCCGGCGCGCTCGATCCGGATCGCCATCGAGGAGCGCAGCGTCACCGCATAGAGGGTGGTGGAGAGCAGGCTGCCCACGAGAGCCTCGGTGAGGGCCACATCGGGCGCACCCAGGCAGGCGTAGAGCAGCGAGGCGATGGCTCCGAGAAGGCCCCGCATCACCAGCGCCTGCACCGGATCGCTCTGCCGCACGATCAGGATCGCCATCGCCGGCAGCAGCAGGGCCACCGGCAGCAGCAGACCCAGCTCGGAGGCGATGGTGAGAACGTCGGGTGGGCTCATGGATCCCGGTGGCGCTGGGAACTGGTGTGGGCCAGCACGTACCCGAAGATCGTGTTCCTAAGTTCCGCCTGAGATCTCAGTGATAGCAAGGGATCTGAGGCCTCGACCGTGCGAATAGCGCAAACCATAGAGCAGATAGAGCAACCACGACTCGAGTGACGACGGATTGCTCGGAACCCCTGCGGCACAGGCGATTTTGACGCATACAGATGAGAGTCCGCAGATGCGCTGGTGAGGCGGCTGAAGATACACAGTTCTTGACTTGCCGGAGGCTGCCCTGATGGCCTTCGTCGGGTTGATCCTGGGTGTCTCAGGCTTGGAGCGCGTCCGTGTCCTTCGCCAGAACGCCGTAGAGCAAATAGAGCAACTCTGGTCGAGGACCAACGCTCCTCCCACCGTTGTTGGCACTGGATTCAGACAGGAAGGTCCTCTTCCACCAATGCCCGGCCACTCCTCCATGGTCTGCTCTGGAGGTATCGGATTGCTGTCTCGGTCATACAGGGGAACTCTCCGCTGATGCCAGGGAGAGACGCGGACCCATCAGGACGGCTGAGTCGAGGCACGCAGAAGCCCCTAAGAGCGAGCTGGGTGCCTTTAGGACGGGCTCCGTGGATCTGTAGGTGTCCTTGTGCCACAGGGCTCAGCCGACTCCCTGGGCGGCTCCAAGACAGCAACTGCGGGGGTGTAAGGAGACCTGGGCTGCTTAGAAGACCCACCTCCCCGGTCAGGAACCACCCCCCAGTGGGGGATGCACGGCCGAATCTCCTCTCGTAAGTGTGTTCAGATCCGAGCAGCAAAAACTTATCTTGAAGACATCCCCAGTCGCTCGCGGTGACAGGGGACTGGCGCTGGCTTGATATTCCGTGGACTATGACGCCTTCGTTACGGTTGGTGGTGAACCAGACAGAGATGTCTATGTTTCATCTTGAGATTCACTGTCCTTCGTGGCCAGCGAGCTGCAGCAGAACCTCTCCTCCTTCATCTGGTCCGTAGCAGACCTCCTCAGAGGCGACTACAAGCAGAG
It encodes the following:
- a CDS encoding hydrogenase subunit MbhD domain-containing protein, with amino-acid sequence MSPPDVLTIASELGLLLPVALLLPAMAILIVRQSDPVQALVMRGLLGAIASLLYACLGAPDVALTEALVGSLLSTTLYAVTLRSSMAIRIERAGATLSLEQRQTLDQWLAGLHIRLELLEPCDAHEECQPAHGLLHDNGRLVLRNARLVQRLEELDGSRRWRALGGSLEAAVPTPAAMEQP